A section of the Castanea sativa cultivar Marrone di Chiusa Pesio chromosome 12, ASM4071231v1 genome encodes:
- the LOC142621301 gene encoding putative wall-associated receptor kinase-like 16 → MALRGMLLHQQLLLWLTISAVTAASQLNSRCQRNCGSVKIPYPFGTSWDCSLDESFLINCQNISGTPKPFLVAGSIEILNISLNDGELLVSTSLTSRCFNNRSSQSIWSKFPISDRKNKFITVGCNIIAYVRESSGSYASTCITICDGNSSVVKRPCSGKGCCETSIPQGVVNFNVEMLEPISCGFAFVVKEEEFHSLSFDLQNLQNKSTVPVVLDWTIANKTCEDARKLKSYACKADHSECHYSTNGRGYICKCSSGFEGNAYTENGCTDIDECKRSHPCNQICHNTIGGYNCSCRKGYELIYEENGKGYRTVPTGCHHIRGNELVKTSIIALCISVSLLILLLGGSWIYWGLKRRKNLKLKEKFFQQNGGLLLKKQVSNHESSVTTKIFTAEELKKATNNYDKSTVLGQGGYGTVYKGVLSDNTIVAIKKSKIGDQSQIEQFINEVIVLTQINHRNVVKLFGCCLETKVPLLVYEFITNGTLYDHIHDKGRSSLLSWEKRLKITIEIAEALSYLHSATSMPIIHRDVKTANILLNDNYTAKVADFGASRLVPLNQTQLTTLVQGTWGYLDPEYFQTSNLTDKSDVYSFGVVMAELLTGKKVLSFDRPEIDRNLATSFVSAIKEDCLLQILEVHVVNEGNIEQLKEVANLAKRCLELRG, encoded by the exons ATGGCTTTGCGTGGAATGCTTTTGCACCAACAGCTGCTACTTTGGTTGACAATTTCAGCAGTAACAGCAGCATCTCAACTCAATTCGAGATGCCAAAGGAATTGTGGAAGTGTTAAAATCCCCTACCCGTTTGGAACAAGCTGGGATTGCTCCCTTGATGAATCTTTTCTCATTAATTGTCAAAACATATCTGGGACTCCAAAACCATTTCTGGTCGCAGGTTCCATAGAAATCCTCAACATATCACTGAATGATGGTGAGCTGCTAGTCTCAACCTCTCTAACCTCTAGATGTTTCAACAATCGTTCTTCACAGAGCATATGGTCAAAGTTTCCCATCTCAGATAGGAAGAACAAATTCATTACTGTTGGTTGTAACATTATTGCGTATGTTAGAGAGTCATCGGGTAGCTATGCGAGTACATGCATAACAATCTGTGACGGTAATAGCAGTGTGGTTAAGAGGCCTTGCTCTGGCAAGGGCTGTTGTGAGACTTCTATACCTCAAGGAGTAGTAAATTTCAATGTGGAGATGCTTGAACCCATTTCATGTGGTTTCGCTTTTGTAGTGAAAGAAGAGGaatttcactctctctctttcgatcttcaaaatttacaaaataaatcaacCGTTCCTGTGGTGCTTGATTGGACAATTGCAAATAAGACATGCGAAGATGCTAGAAAACTAAAAAGCTATGCATGTAAGGCAGATCATAGTGAATGTCACTATTCAACCAACGGTCGTGGGTATATTTGCAAGTGCTCTTCAGGTTTTGAAGGGAACGCATACACCGAAAATGGTTGCACAG ATATTGATGAATGCAAAAGATCTCACCCATGCAACCAAATATGCCATAACACTATTGGGGGTTACAATTGCTCTTGTCGGAAGGGGTACGAACTAATCTACGAAGAGAATGGAAAGGGTTACCGAACAGTACCGACAGGTTGTCATCACATCCGTGGCAACGAACTCGTTAAGACATCCATCATTGCACTGT GTATCAGCGTAAGCCTCTTAATATTGCTTTTGGGAGGTTCTTGGATATATTGGGgtctaaaaagaagaaagaacctCAAGctcaaagaaaaattcttccaaCAAAATGGTggtttattgttaaaaaaacaaGTCTCTAATCACGAAAGTTCTGTGACAACCAAGATCTTTACTGCAGAAGAGTTAAAAAAGGCCACCAACAATTACGACAAGAGTACAGTCCTTGGCCAAGGAGGCTATGGAACAGTGTATAAAGGGGTACTATCGGATAACACAATTGTTGCTATTAAGAAGTCTAAAATTGGTGATCAGAGCCAAATTGAGCAATTCATTAATGAAGTGATTGTGCTTACCCAAATTAACCATAGGAATGTGGTTAAGTTGTTTGGCTGTTGTTTAGAAACAAAAGTGCCTTTACTGGTTTATGAATTCATCACAAACGGGACTCTTTATGACCACATTCATGATAAAGGCCGATCATCCTTACTTTCTTGGGAAAAACGTCTAAAGATTACAATAGAAATAGCTGAAGCACTTTCATACTTGCATTCAGCAACTTCTATGCCAATTATACATAGAGATGTGAAAACTGCGAATATACTGTTAAATGATAACTACACAGCAAAAGTGGCCGACTTTGGAGCTTCAAGGTTAGTTCCTCTTAATCAAACACAATTGACCACTTTGGTACAAGGAACTTGGGGGTATTTGGACCCAGAATATTTTCAAACTAGCAACCTAACAGATAAAAGTGATGTCTATAGCTTTGGTGTTGTTATGGCAGAGCTACTGACAGGTAAGAAAGTACTTTCTTTTGACAGACCTGAAATTGATAGAAATCTAGCAACATCCTTTGTTTCTGCCATAAAAGAAGATTGCCTACTTCAAATTCTTGAAGTTCACGTTGTCAATGAGGGTAATATTGAGCAACTAAAGGAAGTTGCTAATCTTGCAAAAAGGTGCCTAGAGTTGAGAGGATAG